From the Flavimarina sp. Hel_I_48 genome, one window contains:
- the mreC gene encoding rod shape-determining protein MreC, producing MQQILNILIKYRNFLLFLVLLLLSLFFTIQSHSYHRSKFVNSANFLSGGIYTSLSDVSTYFNLKTYNEQLLEENRMLRQQLFNTIDTVLVKKDTVRFDGTYKFYKARVINNNYALRDNFITLRAGTRDSITKDLGVITSKGIVGVIDQVSNKFSTVVSILNSNSQINAKLKKSGHFGILEWDGKDSNIVKLVDVQEKAPVAKGDTIITGGMSTIFPEGIGIGTVSNFKLDASENYYDINIKLFNDMTNLGHVYIIKNLDRNEIEILEEQTSDEQ from the coding sequence ATGCAGCAAATACTCAATATTTTAATCAAGTACAGAAATTTTTTATTATTTCTGGTACTGCTGCTACTATCCTTATTTTTTACAATACAGTCCCACTCTTATCATAGGAGCAAATTTGTAAACTCGGCGAATTTTCTTTCTGGCGGGATTTATACTTCCCTTAGTGATGTTTCGACCTATTTCAACCTTAAAACCTATAATGAACAATTGCTCGAGGAGAACAGGATGCTGCGTCAACAGCTGTTCAATACGATAGATACGGTACTTGTAAAAAAGGATACCGTACGATTTGATGGAACATATAAGTTTTATAAGGCGCGCGTGATCAATAACAACTATGCCCTGCGTGATAATTTTATAACCCTTCGAGCAGGTACGCGGGATAGTATTACCAAAGATTTAGGGGTAATTACCAGTAAGGGTATTGTAGGCGTTATTGACCAGGTCTCCAATAAATTTTCTACCGTGGTCAGCATATTAAACAGTAATTCCCAGATCAACGCAAAACTCAAAAAGAGTGGGCATTTTGGAATTTTAGAATGGGACGGAAAAGACTCAAATATCGTAAAGCTTGTTGATGTACAAGAAAAAGCACCAGTGGCAAAGGGAGACACGATCATTACCGGCGGAATGAGCACAATTTTTCCAGAAGGAATAGGAATAGGTACGGTTAGTAATTTTAAATTAGATGCCAGTGAAAATTATTACGATATAAACATCAAATTATTCAATGACATGACCAATCTGGGCCATGTGTATATTATCAAAAACCTGGATCGCAATGAAATTGAAATCCTAGAAGAGCAGACCAGCGATGAACAATGA
- the mrdA gene encoding penicillin-binding protein 2, giving the protein MRKLLLFTIVILSGFAFTGRLLYLQVLDDSFVGLSENNAIKRLYDYPQRGHIYDRENKLLVSNQPSYDVMVIPREVKAFDTLEFCGLLKMDKEKLMERLDKARVYSPRLPSVIIPQLTKSEFAYLQEKMRKYEGFYIQKRSLRDYQIEYGANFLGYIAEVNNRDIKRNAYYQSGDLIGRQGVEEFYEKTLRGVKGVKYLQKDRFNRDIGSYKKGSLDTLPQKGKDLHLTIDSELQKYGEKLMVNKRGGVVALEPSTGQILALVAAPNYDPALLVGRERSKNFTDLYLDSIAKPLFDRVLKGEYPPGSPFKTLNALIALQENVVDTKESFACHGGFYYARGAKLGCHHHKSPLSMIPGIANSCNAYFGNVYLRVIEKYATPQKGIDAWKKHLESFGLNNYMGYDLPNGSKGKIPGSELYNRAYDYPNYKWYATATVSNSIGQGEVLTTPMQLANVTAAIANRGWYYTPHIIKSIEGVEEEIPKEYRTKHHTTIDPENFDPVVQGMADVYNYGTAEALQIPDIEMCGKTGTAENFAKIDGKRVQLTDHSIFVAFAPKDNPKIAIAVFVENGYWGGRYAGKIASLMAESYLKGEVTRTDLEDWVLTHSLKEEYEKPLSGKPFPINDGKKISGKFLEDDKKINGKL; this is encoded by the coding sequence ATGAGGAAACTGCTTCTATTTACAATTGTCATACTCTCTGGTTTTGCTTTTACCGGGCGTCTGCTCTATTTGCAGGTGCTCGATGACTCATTTGTGGGCTTATCTGAAAACAATGCGATCAAACGGCTTTACGATTATCCGCAGCGAGGGCACATTTACGACCGTGAAAACAAACTACTCGTAAGCAACCAGCCGTCTTATGATGTCATGGTCATACCCAGGGAAGTAAAAGCATTTGATACCCTGGAATTTTGCGGACTTTTAAAAATGGACAAGGAAAAACTGATGGAACGTCTCGACAAGGCGCGCGTATATTCCCCCAGATTGCCTTCCGTTATTATCCCGCAACTTACCAAATCTGAATTTGCGTACCTTCAGGAAAAAATGCGCAAATACGAAGGTTTTTATATTCAGAAGCGCTCTTTAAGGGATTATCAAATAGAATATGGCGCGAATTTTCTGGGCTATATTGCCGAAGTGAACAACCGGGATATTAAGAGAAATGCCTATTATCAATCTGGTGACTTAATTGGACGACAAGGTGTAGAAGAGTTTTATGAGAAAACACTTCGCGGGGTAAAAGGTGTAAAATACCTTCAAAAGGACCGTTTCAATCGGGATATTGGCTCCTATAAAAAAGGTAGCCTTGATACATTGCCACAAAAAGGAAAAGACTTACACCTTACCATTGATTCTGAACTTCAGAAATATGGTGAGAAACTTATGGTCAACAAGCGCGGTGGCGTTGTTGCCCTTGAACCTTCAACAGGTCAAATACTTGCTTTGGTCGCCGCGCCCAACTATGACCCGGCGCTCCTTGTGGGGCGTGAACGTTCTAAAAATTTTACAGACCTCTATTTGGACAGTATAGCAAAACCACTTTTTGACCGCGTACTTAAAGGGGAATATCCTCCGGGATCTCCATTCAAAACTTTAAACGCACTCATTGCACTGCAGGAAAATGTGGTAGATACAAAGGAAAGTTTTGCCTGTCATGGCGGCTTTTATTACGCCCGGGGTGCTAAATTAGGTTGCCACCATCATAAAAGTCCGTTGAGTATGATTCCCGGTATTGCAAATTCCTGCAATGCCTATTTTGGAAACGTGTATCTACGGGTGATAGAAAAATATGCTACTCCGCAAAAGGGAATAGATGCCTGGAAAAAGCATTTGGAAAGTTTTGGACTCAACAACTATATGGGATATGATCTGCCTAATGGAAGCAAAGGCAAAATCCCTGGTAGTGAGCTGTACAATAGAGCCTACGATTATCCCAACTATAAATGGTATGCGACCGCTACAGTCTCTAATTCCATAGGACAGGGAGAAGTACTCACCACACCCATGCAGTTGGCAAATGTTACCGCTGCAATAGCAAATAGGGGTTGGTACTATACACCACATATCATCAAGAGCATAGAGGGCGTTGAAGAAGAAATACCTAAGGAATACCGCACAAAACACCATACGACAATAGATCCAGAAAACTTTGACCCTGTGGTTCAGGGAATGGCAGATGTTTATAATTATGGTACGGCGGAAGCTTTGCAAATTCCAGATATTGAAATGTGTGGAAAAACCGGTACAGCCGAAAATTTTGCCAAAATAGATGGCAAAAGGGTGCAACTGACAGATCATTCCATATTTGTCGCGTTCGCACCAAAGGATAACCCTAAAATTGCCATAGCGGTTTTTGTGGAAAATGGCTATTGGGGTGGTCGTTATGCCGGTAAAATTGCAAGCCTTATGGCAGAAAGTTATTTAAAAGGCGAGGTTACCCGTACAGATCTTGAAGACTGGGTACTCACTCACAGCCTCAAAGAAGAATATGAAAAACCATTAAGTGGAAAACCATTCCCTATCAATGATGGAAAAAAAATAAGTGGGAAATTTTTAGAAGATGACAAAAAGATCAACGGGAAACTTTGA
- the rodA gene encoding rod shape-determining protein RodA — protein MTKRSTGNFDWILIILFLALVSIGWMNIYSASLDPEAVSGSFDFSNLYTKQFVWIVLSFVLIVFILFLDAKFFERFSSVIYIGSLLSLLGLYVFGKEISGATSWYDLGGFSIQPSEFAKAATALALAKYLSDIQTDVASFQHQLKAFLIIALPAVFIVPQPDPGSAIVYAAFFFPLYREGLSGIYLIIGVTIISLFVSTLALGPLYVCLAILVITIGLFFVKRKKRISKRLFIILPMVCMALVFSVNYIFENVFEQRHRDRFNVVLGKEVDVKAIGYNTRQSEIAIGSGGWTGRGFLKGTQTTGNFVPEQHTDYIFSTVGEEWGFLGSTFVVFLFVALMTRIIFLAEKQKNQFSRIYGYSVAGILFIHFLINIGMVTGVFPTVGIPLPFFSYGGSGLWGFTILLFIFVRLDGNRLNEW, from the coding sequence ATGACAAAAAGATCAACGGGAAACTTTGATTGGATACTCATTATCCTGTTTCTCGCCCTGGTGAGCATAGGATGGATGAACATATACTCAGCCTCCCTGGACCCTGAAGCGGTTTCAGGGAGTTTTGATTTTTCAAACCTATACACAAAACAATTTGTGTGGATTGTACTGAGTTTTGTGCTCATTGTATTTATCCTCTTTCTTGATGCCAAATTCTTTGAGCGTTTTTCCAGTGTAATTTATATAGGATCCCTGCTCTCGTTGCTGGGCCTCTATGTTTTTGGTAAAGAAATCTCAGGAGCAACAAGCTGGTATGACCTGGGCGGTTTTAGTATTCAGCCCAGTGAATTCGCGAAAGCAGCAACGGCACTTGCCCTTGCCAAATACCTGAGTGACATTCAGACCGATGTTGCATCCTTTCAGCATCAGTTAAAAGCATTTCTTATAATTGCATTGCCCGCTGTTTTTATAGTTCCACAACCAGATCCAGGATCAGCGATCGTGTATGCGGCATTCTTTTTCCCGTTATATCGAGAAGGTCTTTCCGGGATTTATCTGATTATTGGCGTGACCATAATCAGCCTTTTTGTTTCCACACTTGCCTTGGGGCCTTTATATGTTTGTTTGGCAATTCTGGTAATTACTATTGGTCTGTTTTTCGTAAAAAGAAAGAAAAGAATTAGCAAAAGGCTATTTATTATTCTCCCTATGGTCTGTATGGCGCTCGTGTTTTCAGTAAATTATATTTTTGAAAATGTCTTTGAGCAGCGGCACCGTGACCGGTTTAATGTGGTACTGGGGAAAGAAGTCGATGTTAAGGCCATAGGCTATAATACCCGCCAGTCTGAAATTGCCATAGGAAGCGGTGGCTGGACGGGACGGGGGTTTTTAAAAGGAACGCAGACGACCGGAAATTTTGTGCCAGAACAGCATACCGATTATATCTTTAGTACCGTGGGGGAAGAATGGGGTTTTCTGGGAAGTACTTTTGTCGTGTTCTTATTTGTGGCCCTTATGACACGCATCATCTTTCTGGCCGAAAAACAGAAAAATCAATTCAGCAGAATTTACGGTTACAGCGTGGCAGGGATACTTTTTATCCACTTTTTAATCAATATAGGCATGGTTACGGGTGTTTTTCCCACGGTGGGAATACCACTTCCATTTTTCAGTTATGGTGGTTCCGGCTTGTGGGGCTTTACCATTCTCCTTTTTATTTTTGTACGCCTTGATGGGAACAGACTTAATGAGTGGTAA
- a CDS encoding DNA/RNA non-specific endonuclease, giving the protein MNRKFIYPIILFIAIALIYWAEQSINTSDKEKNVQSNRQSGLVADISLLPTSTTGQIVYHNYYTLSYSEPDEQAEWVAYALTKAQLTGKSYERPYFEIDPDVSTGAADWRNYRGSGYDRGHLCPAGDRKFDKQAYLETFLTSNISPQRHPFNSGIWNRLEQKVRYWADKYDGVYIVTGGILKDKSLSIGEEEVTVPSHFYKILLDQRGEEYTMIAFLFPHEKSDKGLQEFVVSVDEVEELTGIDFFPKLEDSIENKLEASSDYKNWSFR; this is encoded by the coding sequence ATGAACCGAAAGTTTATTTACCCTATAATCCTTTTTATTGCAATAGCCCTTATTTATTGGGCAGAACAGTCAATAAATACCTCTGATAAGGAAAAAAATGTACAATCAAATAGGCAAAGTGGACTGGTTGCTGATATCTCTTTGTTGCCCACATCAACGACCGGTCAAATTGTTTACCATAACTATTATACACTTTCGTATAGTGAACCTGATGAGCAGGCAGAGTGGGTAGCTTATGCATTGACAAAAGCACAACTAACGGGCAAAAGTTATGAGCGGCCTTATTTTGAAATTGATCCAGATGTTTCTACCGGTGCGGCAGACTGGCGCAATTATAGGGGTTCTGGATATGACAGAGGGCATTTATGCCCCGCTGGCGACCGCAAGTTTGACAAGCAGGCCTATCTAGAAACCTTTTTGACGAGTAATATTTCGCCGCAGCGGCATCCTTTCAATAGCGGTATCTGGAACCGTCTGGAACAAAAAGTGCGCTATTGGGCAGATAAATATGATGGCGTGTATATCGTAACCGGAGGAATTCTCAAAGATAAATCCTTGAGCATAGGAGAGGAAGAAGTTACCGTGCCCTCACATTTTTATAAAATCCTTTTGGATCAAAGGGGAGAAGAGTATACCATGATCGCTTTTCTCTTCCCTCACGAGAAGTCAGACAAGGGGTTGCAGGAATTTGTCGTATCAGTTGATGAAGTCGAGGAGCTTACCGGGATTGATTTTTTTCCAAAGTTAGAAGATTCCATAGAAAATAAACTGGAGGCTTCTTCAGATTATAAGAACTGGAGTTTTAGGTAA
- a CDS encoding ABC transporter permease → MAKQANSLTQLALQKFKKNFWGVFSFIFIVAVGLLAVFAYVLAPDDSQNANQMHLSIHSKKPGFTVSMLRVPGDTIEQSWLGRYFTGIKDTGTEIPISDFTLHGNSVEYTPYVENGGETLTKTIDLSFFDPNVVTLKTLFAQEYVKEHTFILGTDKYGRDLLSRMLIGARISFSIGFVAVIISLLIGISLGALGGYYGGRVDAAIMWLINVTWSIPTLLLVIAITLALGKGFWQVFIAVGLTMWVEVARVVRGQVISVKQMQYVTAARALGYKDYRIVTRHILPNIMAPVIVISAANFAGAILIESGLSFLGIGAQPPVPSWGAMIKDHYSYIILGKAYLAIIPGLAIMLLVMAFMLMGNALRDALDVKSA, encoded by the coding sequence ATGGCAAAACAGGCAAATTCCTTAACGCAATTGGCGCTCCAGAAGTTCAAAAAGAATTTCTGGGGCGTCTTTAGTTTTATATTTATCGTTGCGGTAGGCCTGCTCGCGGTATTTGCTTATGTGCTTGCCCCAGACGATTCCCAGAATGCAAACCAGATGCATCTCTCCATTCATTCAAAAAAGCCTGGCTTTACCGTGAGTATGCTCAGGGTGCCAGGGGATACGATAGAACAGAGTTGGCTGGGCCGGTACTTCACGGGTATAAAAGATACCGGAACTGAAATTCCCATTAGTGATTTTACGCTGCATGGCAATAGCGTCGAGTACACACCCTATGTTGAAAATGGAGGTGAAACGCTAACCAAAACGATTGATCTTTCATTTTTTGATCCCAATGTGGTAACCTTAAAAACGCTATTTGCTCAGGAATACGTTAAGGAACATACATTTATTTTGGGTACAGATAAATACGGCCGCGATTTGCTTAGTCGCATGCTTATAGGGGCGCGTATTTCCTTTAGTATAGGTTTTGTGGCCGTTATAATTTCCCTTTTGATAGGTATATCTTTAGGTGCCCTGGGCGGTTATTATGGCGGGCGTGTAGATGCTGCCATTATGTGGCTTATCAACGTTACCTGGTCTATTCCCACACTTTTACTTGTCATTGCGATTACCCTAGCGCTGGGAAAAGGTTTTTGGCAGGTTTTTATAGCCGTGGGGCTTACCATGTGGGTAGAAGTCGCGCGTGTTGTGCGCGGGCAGGTTATAAGCGTAAAACAGATGCAGTACGTCACCGCGGCACGTGCTTTAGGGTACAAGGATTACCGCATTGTCACTCGGCATATTTTACCGAATATTATGGCACCCGTAATCGTCATTTCGGCAGCTAATTTTGCCGGTGCCATATTGATAGAAAGCGGCCTCAGTTTTTTGGGAATAGGGGCACAGCCGCCCGTTCCCAGTTGGGGAGCAATGATAAAAGATCATTATTCCTACATCATTCTTGGTAAGGCCTACCTGGCCATAATTCCTGGACTTGCAATTATGTTGCTCGTTATGGCATTTATGCTCATGGGAAATGCGCTTCGTGATGCCCTTGATGTAAAAAGTGCCTGA
- a CDS encoding carboxy terminal-processing peptidase, whose protein sequence is MIKNVKVLVLALLLGAASCSFTTSDPDPKKDKVLIQLISYVLERGHYDAKAMDDDFSKAVYKDFLTSLDPLKRYFLQSDIDDFAKYETQIDDQIKNEEFVFFDLAYNRLMKRMEDAKGIYTSILDTPFDFSEADSINTDYDKMGYATSEKELKERWKQQLKFNTIGSYFDKKEDTERAQSSAFNEEDFDNTEEGEVDSAETVVASAKDTTATAKTDTELEQAAREDTKMALDEYFEFTNELERKDYFTVYINAIVEEFDPHTYYFAPTEKDRFDMQMSGQFQGIGARLQKKSNEVQITEIISGGPAWRQEELEEGDIILKVKQADDEVATSILGMRLDDAVELIKGPKGTDVTLNVRKKADGSIQNITITRDVVEIEETYAKTAVVEKNNRQFGVINLPKFYFNMENTQQRNAATDIEKEIMRLKAQNAEGIIIDLRNNGGGSLSTVVDIAGLFIKEGPVVQVKSNGEEPEILKAKSKDILWDGPLVILVNEISASASEILAAAMQDYKRAVIIGSKQTYGKGTVQNVYDLNRWIRENDYGDMGALKLTTQKFYRINGGSTQLEGVKSDVVVPDRYSYIDIGEKDMDNPLPWDKIAAADYKTWDGYIDYDETIKNSKARMAKNSQLQLIDKNAQWIKSKQGDVVWPLNYEAYKSKISENDKEAESFDALTKYNSNLSYSSLPYERAMFKQDTVLQEKRERWHKSLNKDVYMEEAINVLEDLKVNAIKHGKVAGVKQ, encoded by the coding sequence ATGATCAAAAATGTTAAAGTACTAGTGTTGGCTTTACTACTTGGGGCTGCTTCTTGCAGTTTTACCACTAGTGATCCAGACCCTAAAAAAGATAAAGTCCTTATTCAGTTAATATCCTATGTGCTTGAGCGCGGTCACTATGATGCAAAAGCAATGGATGATGATTTTTCCAAGGCAGTTTACAAGGATTTCCTAACAAGTCTTGATCCGCTAAAAAGGTATTTTCTGCAAAGTGATATTGATGATTTTGCCAAATATGAAACTCAAATAGACGACCAGATCAAGAATGAAGAGTTCGTTTTTTTTGATTTGGCCTACAACCGTCTCATGAAGCGCATGGAAGATGCCAAAGGAATTTATACCTCCATTCTTGATACCCCTTTTGACTTTAGTGAGGCAGATTCCATAAATACGGATTACGATAAGATGGGTTACGCAACCAGCGAAAAGGAACTCAAGGAACGCTGGAAACAGCAACTTAAGTTCAACACTATTGGTTCTTATTTTGACAAAAAGGAGGACACTGAACGAGCACAATCATCAGCATTTAATGAGGAAGATTTTGATAATACCGAAGAAGGTGAGGTTGATTCAGCTGAAACTGTGGTAGCTTCGGCAAAAGATACGACCGCAACGGCAAAGACAGATACAGAACTTGAGCAAGCAGCGCGCGAGGATACAAAAATGGCCCTTGACGAGTATTTTGAATTTACAAATGAACTAGAGCGCAAGGATTATTTTACGGTTTATATCAATGCAATTGTAGAAGAATTTGACCCGCATACTTATTATTTTGCACCTACAGAAAAAGATCGTTTTGATATGCAGATGAGCGGTCAGTTTCAGGGAATTGGTGCTCGTTTACAGAAAAAAAGCAACGAGGTTCAGATTACCGAAATAATTTCAGGCGGCCCGGCCTGGCGTCAGGAGGAACTTGAAGAGGGCGATATTATCCTTAAGGTAAAACAGGCAGATGATGAAGTAGCGACAAGTATACTTGGTATGCGACTGGATGATGCGGTAGAACTTATAAAAGGCCCTAAAGGAACAGATGTAACCCTTAATGTAAGGAAAAAAGCAGATGGTTCTATCCAGAATATTACCATCACGCGCGATGTTGTTGAAATAGAAGAAACCTATGCAAAAACGGCCGTTGTAGAGAAGAATAACCGTCAGTTTGGAGTGATCAATCTTCCGAAGTTTTACTTTAACATGGAAAATACGCAACAGCGTAATGCAGCTACAGATATTGAGAAAGAAATCATGCGCCTTAAAGCACAAAATGCCGAAGGTATTATCATTGATCTACGTAACAATGGAGGTGGTTCCCTTTCTACGGTAGTTGACATTGCTGGTCTATTTATTAAAGAGGGCCCGGTGGTACAAGTGAAATCGAATGGGGAAGAACCTGAGATTTTAAAGGCCAAGAGTAAGGATATTCTTTGGGATGGTCCACTTGTGATTTTAGTAAATGAAATATCGGCTTCGGCTAGCGAAATTCTCGCGGCTGCTATGCAGGATTACAAAAGGGCTGTAATTATAGGTAGCAAGCAAACCTATGGTAAAGGTACCGTGCAGAATGTTTATGACCTGAACCGCTGGATACGTGAAAATGATTATGGCGATATGGGGGCTTTAAAACTTACCACGCAAAAATTTTATAGGATTAATGGTGGTTCTACCCAACTTGAAGGTGTTAAAAGTGATGTTGTGGTTCCAGATCGCTATAGTTATATTGATATAGGTGAGAAAGATATGGACAATCCTTTACCATGGGATAAAATAGCTGCAGCAGATTATAAGACGTGGGATGGTTATATTGATTATGATGAGACCATTAAGAACAGCAAAGCACGTATGGCCAAAAACTCTCAATTGCAACTGATAGATAAAAACGCCCAGTGGATCAAATCGAAGCAGGGCGATGTCGTATGGCCGCTCAACTACGAGGCTTATAAGTCTAAAATTTCAGAAAATGACAAAGAAGCTGAAAGTTTTGATGCTTTGACAAAATACAATTCCAATCTTAGTTATTCATCGCTTCCCTATGAGAGGGCCATGTTTAAACAAGATACCGTTTTGCAGGAAAAAAGAGAGCGTTGGCACAAGAGCCTCAATAAAGATGTTTATATGGAAGAGGCCATAAACGTACTTGAGGATCTTAAAGTAAATGCCATTAAACACGGTAAAGTTGCAGGGGTTAAACAATAA
- the surE gene encoding 5'/3'-nucleotidase SurE encodes MSVKKPLILVTNDDGITAPGIRALIEVMKTLGEVIVVAPDSPQSGMGHAITINDTIYCDPVKLKKNVAHKEYSCSGTPADCVKIGKQEILPRTPDLCVSGINHGSNSSINVIYSGTMSAAVEAGVEGIPAIGFSLLDYSLDADFEPCKRFIKTIAQHVLKNGMAPGVVLNVNIPKLSEKEIKGIKICRQAKARWVEDFDKRQNPQGRDYYWLTGKFVNEDKGEDTDEWALENGYISVVPIQFDLTAHHYINELNSWEL; translated from the coding sequence ATGTCCGTTAAAAAGCCCCTTATTTTAGTGACCAATGATGATGGCATTACCGCACCCGGAATACGCGCTCTCATAGAAGTGATGAAGACACTGGGCGAGGTCATTGTTGTAGCGCCAGATAGCCCCCAGAGCGGTATGGGCCACGCTATAACCATTAACGACACTATTTATTGTGACCCTGTAAAACTGAAGAAAAACGTTGCCCATAAAGAGTACAGCTGTTCTGGCACTCCGGCAGATTGTGTTAAGATAGGCAAACAGGAGATACTTCCCCGCACGCCAGACCTGTGCGTAAGCGGTATAAATCATGGCTCAAACTCTTCGATTAACGTTATATATTCTGGTACCATGAGCGCGGCGGTTGAAGCCGGCGTCGAGGGGATTCCCGCTATAGGCTTTTCCCTTTTGGATTATTCCCTTGATGCAGATTTTGAACCGTGCAAGCGTTTTATCAAAACAATTGCGCAGCACGTCCTTAAAAATGGAATGGCGCCCGGCGTTGTACTCAACGTAAATATTCCGAAATTGAGCGAAAAAGAGATTAAGGGAATTAAGATCTGCCGACAGGCCAAGGCACGATGGGTGGAAGATTTTGACAAACGTCAAAATCCACAGGGTCGTGACTATTACTGGTTGACCGGTAAGTTTGTAAATGAAGATAAAGGTGAAGACACTGATGAATGGGCCTTGGAAAACGGTTATATTTCTGTCGTGCCCATTCAGTTTGACCTCACCGCACATCATTATATAAATGAGCTGAATTCCTGGGAATTATAA
- the lpxB gene encoding lipid-A-disaccharide synthase, with the protein MKYYLIAGEASGDLHASNLMKALYAEDAEADIRFWGGDLMQEVGGTLVKHYRDLAFMGFMEVVMNLRTIFKNLSFCKKDISHFNPDVIIYIDYPGFNFRIAKWARKKGYNNQYYISPQLWAWDEKRIKAVKRDIDAMYVILPFEKDFYEKKHNFPVHFVGHPLIDAIYGRERPVPKNFRKDNNLDDRDIIALLPGSRKQEIEKMMKIMLSVLDDFPHYQFIIAGAPSQDREFYAPYLKKKQVHLVMNKTYDILSMATAALVTSGTATLETALFKVPEVVCYKGGRISYEIAKRLIKLEYISLVNLIMNREVVKELIQAELNTKNLKQELTKILQKDKRKQLFEDYFNLEKKLGGVGASKNTASLIVKSITKR; encoded by the coding sequence ATGAAATATTATCTGATTGCCGGTGAGGCTAGCGGAGACCTGCATGCATCAAACCTGATGAAAGCATTATATGCAGAGGATGCTGAAGCAGACATTAGATTCTGGGGCGGCGACCTTATGCAGGAAGTGGGCGGCACACTCGTAAAACATTATCGTGACCTGGCATTCATGGGTTTTATGGAAGTGGTCATGAACCTGCGCACCATTTTTAAAAACCTATCCTTCTGTAAAAAAGATATATCCCACTTTAATCCAGATGTTATCATTTACATCGATTATCCAGGTTTTAATTTCCGTATTGCAAAATGGGCCAGGAAAAAGGGGTATAACAACCAGTATTATATTTCGCCACAGTTATGGGCGTGGGATGAAAAACGTATCAAAGCCGTGAAAAGGGATATTGATGCGATGTATGTCATCCTCCCTTTTGAGAAAGATTTCTACGAGAAGAAACACAATTTCCCAGTTCATTTTGTGGGCCATCCACTTATTGATGCTATTTACGGAAGGGAAAGACCGGTACCGAAAAACTTCAGAAAAGACAATAACCTGGATGATCGCGACATCATCGCACTGCTACCTGGTAGCCGAAAACAGGAAATCGAGAAAATGATGAAAATCATGTTGAGCGTTCTCGACGACTTCCCGCACTATCAGTTCATCATTGCCGGTGCGCCCAGTCAGGACAGGGAATTCTACGCGCCCTACTTAAAGAAAAAGCAAGTGCATCTGGTCATGAACAAAACCTATGACATCCTGAGCATGGCTACTGCGGCGCTGGTAACTTCCGGTACGGCAACGCTGGAAACCGCTCTTTTTAAAGTACCCGAAGTGGTTTGTTATAAAGGCGGCAGAATATCTTACGAGATCGCAAAAAGACTGATCAAACTGGAGTATATATCCCTGGTCAATCTTATTATGAATCGAGAGGTGGTAAAAGAACTTATTCAGGCGGAATTGAATACTAAAAACCTTAAACAGGAACTGACCAAAATCCTTCAAAAAGATAAACGTAAACAGCTTTTTGAAGATTATTTCAATCTGGAAAAGAAACTGGGCGGCGTGGGCGCAAGTAAAAATACAGCTTCGCTAATTGTCAAGTCCATAACAAAGCGATAA
- a CDS encoding C40 family peptidase: protein MRKILYFITLSILLISCGSTKSARKSGETKYYEVPSDKRLVNIVNDALSFQGTNYKWGGTTRKGMDCSGLVYTAFKSEQILLPRVSRNMAQEGTRIKTGEVNIGDLLFFRTDGSKRINHVGLVVDIRPGEIVFIHSTTSRGVIISSLEEKYWKKAYIEARRII from the coding sequence ATGCGGAAAATTCTGTACTTCATAACGCTAAGTATTCTACTGATTTCCTGCGGAAGTACTAAATCTGCACGGAAAAGTGGCGAGACCAAATACTATGAGGTGCCAAGCGATAAACGCCTGGTAAATATCGTCAATGACGCCCTCAGCTTTCAGGGAACGAACTACAAATGGGGCGGCACTACCAGAAAAGGCATGGATTGCAGCGGGCTGGTCTATACCGCGTTTAAAAGTGAACAGATTCTATTGCCACGGGTAAGCCGCAATATGGCGCAGGAAGGTACCCGTATAAAAACAGGGGAAGTCAACATAGGCGACCTGCTGTTTTTTAGGACTGATGGGAGCAAAAGGATCAATCATGTAGGTCTGGTGGTAGATATTAGACCGGGAGAAATCGTTTTTATTCATTCCACTACTTCGCGCGGGGTCATTATCTCTTCCTTAGAAGAAAAATATTGGAAAAAAGCCTATATAGAGGCCCGCAGGATTATATAA